One segment of Candidatus Methylomirabilota bacterium DNA contains the following:
- a CDS encoding secretin N-terminal domain-containing protein, which translates to MRIPIHHVPAAIAVAIAALAAPALALAQGPCASRLPTEPITLNLRDANVQTTLRLLAQQYRVNMIVTDEVKGTVTVDFFQVPARDAFQVVIDSAGLQCVEVGGVLRVSSFARLRQEDEERRSAAAERSRREAEAAKKQVEAERDRADFERIQQRGPVRERTIRLYYADSEEVAKTILGILGLPPEGALPPPAPVPSTLLPPPPINIPTSPQPIQTAPLLQGPFVTLPADVLANGLTVRAYKPTNSIFIRFYEADLERIERLIRDQLDIPLPQVQIAATMVITTQNALDQIGIQWGGAAIGSTAGGKGPAVVGAGLSNRSGTGTGVSGGPFSPNPNFTGSDLLPVSPTQGLPIGGNLVNLPTSFLPTISPPALGALFGLVGSNFNLNLAIQALEVQGKARRISEPKIVTVENGKATISRGFEVPFTSTPTADVSNVQFKDALLQLQVTPNVIYEDGITKIRMKVLVENNEPDFTRSINGNPPIFKRRNETEVVVKEGEKLVIGGVVLDNSSKTNRGVPVLSQIPILGWLFKSREYNTDGEELIVIITPSVVAAGKTARR; encoded by the coding sequence ATGAGGATCCCGATCCATCACGTGCCGGCCGCGATCGCCGTCGCGATCGCCGCGCTCGCGGCGCCGGCCCTCGCGCTGGCCCAAGGGCCGTGCGCGAGCAGGTTGCCCACCGAGCCGATCACGCTCAACCTGCGCGATGCCAACGTCCAGACCACGCTCCGGCTCCTGGCCCAGCAGTATCGCGTGAACATGATCGTCACCGACGAGGTGAAGGGCACGGTGACGGTGGATTTCTTCCAGGTGCCCGCGCGCGACGCGTTCCAGGTCGTCATCGACTCGGCGGGCCTGCAGTGTGTGGAGGTGGGCGGGGTGCTGCGCGTGTCGAGCTTTGCCCGCCTGCGTCAGGAAGACGAGGAGCGGCGCAGCGCAGCGGCGGAGCGCAGCCGCCGCGAGGCCGAGGCGGCCAAGAAGCAGGTGGAGGCCGAGCGTGATCGTGCCGACTTCGAGCGGATCCAGCAGCGCGGCCCTGTGCGGGAGCGGACCATCCGTCTCTACTACGCCGACTCGGAGGAGGTCGCCAAGACCATCCTGGGCATTCTGGGCCTGCCGCCGGAGGGCGCCCTGCCACCCCCGGCGCCGGTGCCGAGCACGCTGCTGCCGCCGCCGCCCATCAATATTCCAACGAGTCCGCAGCCCATCCAGACCGCCCCGCTCCTCCAGGGACCGTTCGTGACGCTGCCCGCCGACGTGCTCGCCAACGGCCTCACCGTGCGGGCCTACAAGCCCACGAACTCGATCTTCATCCGCTTCTACGAGGCGGACCTCGAGCGGATCGAGCGGCTCATCCGGGATCAGCTCGACATCCCGCTGCCGCAGGTGCAGATCGCCGCCACCATGGTCATCACGACGCAGAACGCCCTGGACCAGATCGGCATTCAGTGGGGAGGCGCCGCGATCGGCTCCACCGCGGGCGGCAAGGGGCCCGCCGTGGTCGGCGCGGGCCTGAGCAACCGCTCGGGCACTGGCACCGGCGTATCGGGCGGGCCCTTCAGCCCCAACCCGAACTTCACCGGCTCCGATCTCCTCCCCGTGTCTCCCACCCAGGGGCTGCCGATCGGAGGGAACCTCGTGAACCTCCCGACCTCATTTCTGCCCACGATCTCGCCGCCCGCGCTGGGCGCCCTCTTCGGGCTGGTGGGCTCGAACTTCAACCTGAACCTCGCCATCCAGGCGCTCGAGGTGCAGGGGAAAGCGCGGAGGATCTCCGAGCCCAAGATCGTGACGGTGGAGAACGGCAAGGCGACGATCTCGCGGGGCTTCGAGGTGCCGTTCACGAGCACGCCGACGGCGGACGTCTCCAACGTGCAGTTCAAGGACGCCCTCCTCCAGCTCCAGGTCACGCCCAACGTGATCTACGAGGACGGCATCACCAAGATCCGCATGAAGGTGCTGGTGGAGAACAATGAGCCGGACTTCACGCGCTCGATCAACGGCAACCCGCCCATCTTCAAGCGCCGGAACGAGACCGAGGTCGTGGTCAAGGAAGGGGAGAAGCTCGTGATCGGGGGCGTCGTGCTGGACAACAGCTCGAAGACCAACCGGGGTGTCCCCGTGCTCAGCCAGATCCCCATCTTGGGCTGGCTGTTCAAGTCGCGGGAATACAACACCGACGGAGAGGAGCTCATCGTGATCATCACGCCATCGGTCGTCGCCGCCGGCAAGACGGCCAGGAGGTAG
- a CDS encoding AAA family ATPase, whose protein sequence is MYEAFFCLEDLPFVLTPDPRFLLRSKSHHEILSSLLYGITSQKGLMALIGDVGTGKTTLCRALLRELPPDVQSALVLNPHLSDVELLGTILDDLGIERRGATKGELMTTLNQHLLAAGEEGKTVVVVLDEAQQMSVEALEQIRILSTVETATRKLLQIVLVGQPELEEKLRRRDLRQLDQRIGIRCYLTPLSRKDTARYVEHRLRVAGLPGALPFTHAALGRVYRWSGGVPRVINLLCDRALMAAYSARAHEVTPALVRMAARNLEGRRRARRLRALAPEWPALRRLAMAAGLAGVVVLAGVLATSWLPGRPLPAAMLSAPGPEPARLEPISRPTAAAAAAPAPADARPVEPVRALLAQLMRLWGVTDDLGPSVLAAWPAGPSGTLDVAAVAARYQLTATFFSDSAPSDLRAVGLPALISVEEQGTPQPYLLRRLDREAATLVAATGEERRLPVDRLEPAWLRSAWVVWRNIDLLPTDPAAGMTPTVVATVGLRLGKLGYLSGPPPTSAEGRLSQAIRRFQRSAGLEEDGIMGPRTTVALARATAGPFGPTLQAPPALSRPLN, encoded by the coding sequence ATGTACGAGGCCTTCTTTTGCCTGGAGGACTTGCCGTTCGTCCTGACGCCCGATCCGCGCTTCCTGCTGCGCTCGAAGAGCCATCACGAGATCCTCTCGAGCCTCCTCTACGGCATCACGAGCCAGAAGGGGCTCATGGCCCTCATCGGCGACGTGGGCACCGGCAAGACCACGCTCTGCCGCGCCCTCCTCCGCGAGCTGCCCCCGGACGTGCAGAGCGCGCTCGTGCTGAATCCACACCTCTCCGACGTGGAGCTGCTCGGTACCATCCTCGACGATCTCGGGATCGAGCGGCGCGGCGCCACCAAGGGCGAGCTGATGACCACGCTGAACCAGCATCTCCTCGCCGCCGGCGAGGAGGGTAAGACGGTCGTGGTCGTCCTCGACGAGGCCCAGCAGATGAGCGTGGAGGCCCTCGAGCAGATCCGCATTCTCTCCACGGTGGAGACCGCCACGCGCAAGCTCCTGCAGATCGTCCTCGTCGGCCAGCCCGAGCTCGAGGAAAAGCTGCGCCGCCGCGACCTGCGCCAGCTCGACCAGCGCATCGGCATCCGCTGCTATCTCACCCCGCTGAGCCGCAAGGACACCGCGCGCTACGTCGAGCACCGCCTGCGCGTGGCCGGCCTGCCCGGCGCGCTGCCATTCACCCACGCCGCGCTGGGGCGCGTCTACCGGTGGAGCGGCGGGGTGCCGCGCGTGATCAACCTCCTCTGCGACCGCGCGCTCATGGCCGCCTACAGCGCGCGGGCTCACGAGGTCACGCCCGCGCTCGTGCGCATGGCGGCGCGCAACCTCGAGGGCCGCCGCCGCGCGCGGCGCCTCCGCGCGCTGGCTCCGGAGTGGCCGGCCCTGCGCCGCCTGGCGATGGCCGCCGGTCTCGCCGGGGTGGTCGTGCTCGCGGGTGTACTCGCCACCTCGTGGCTGCCCGGGCGCCCGCTGCCGGCCGCCATGCTCTCGGCGCCCGGCCCCGAGCCGGCCCGGCTCGAGCCCATCAGCAGGCCGACTGCCGCGGCGGCGGCCGCCCCCGCGCCGGCCGATGCGCGGCCGGTCGAGCCGGTGCGCGCGCTGCTCGCCCAGCTCATGCGGCTCTGGGGCGTCACCGACGATCTCGGTCCCTCGGTGCTCGCGGCCTGGCCCGCCGGGCCGAGCGGTACGCTCGACGTGGCCGCGGTGGCCGCGCGCTATCAACTCACCGCGACGTTCTTCTCCGACTCCGCACCCTCGGACCTGCGCGCGGTCGGCCTGCCCGCCCTCATCAGCGTGGAGGAGCAGGGCACGCCACAGCCGTATCTCCTCCGCCGGCTCGACCGGGAGGCGGCCACCCTCGTGGCGGCGACCGGGGAGGAGCGGCGCTTACCCGTCGACCGGCTGGAGCCAGCCTGGCTCCGGTCTGCGTGGGTGGTCTGGCGGAATATCGATCTCCTCCCGACCGATCCCGCGGCCGGCATGACGCCGACGGTGGTCGCCACCGTGGGGCTGCGCCTCGGCAAGCTCGGCTACCTCAGCGGCCCGCCCCCCACCAGCGCCGAGGGGCGGCTGTCGCAGGCGATCCGGCGTTTCCAGCGCTCGGCTGGGCTCGAGGAGGACGGGATCATGGGCCCGCGCACGACGGTGGCCTTGGCCCGCGCCACCGCGGGCCCCTTCGGCCCCACGCTTCAGGCTCCTCCCGCCTTGTCCCGACCCCTCAATTGA
- a CDS encoding tetratricopeptide repeat protein — protein MAAIAWTVYVRPPGRDYLASPAPGQITPLPSITPAPPAPFALALGLEAAQRGSLADAERLFREALAHDERDAEAWNSLGVVLIRQGERARGIEALRTALRLVPTHLEAHRNLGVALDRQGRRGEAIGHYERFLSLSPDGYPGRDEVRRRLLEIAPERVPA, from the coding sequence ATGGCGGCTATCGCGTGGACGGTGTACGTGCGCCCGCCGGGCCGAGACTACCTGGCCTCTCCCGCCCCAGGACAGATCACGCCGCTGCCCTCGATCACGCCGGCGCCGCCCGCCCCCTTCGCACTCGCCCTGGGCCTCGAAGCCGCGCAGCGGGGCAGCCTCGCCGACGCGGAGCGCCTATTCCGTGAGGCGCTCGCGCACGACGAGCGCGACGCGGAGGCGTGGAACAGCCTCGGCGTCGTCCTGATTCGTCAGGGTGAGCGCGCGCGCGGCATCGAGGCGCTCCGCACCGCGCTCCGCCTCGTGCCGACGCATCTTGAGGCCCATCGCAATCTCGGCGTGGCGCTCGACCGCCAGGGGCGCCGCGGCGAGGCCATCGGCCACTACGAGCGGTTCCTTTCGCTGAGCCCGGACGGGTATCCCGGTCGTGACGAGGTCCGGCGCCGGCTGCTCGAGATCGCCCCGGAGCGGGTGCCCGCGTGA